From a single Brassica oleracea var. oleracea cultivar TO1000 chromosome C5, BOL, whole genome shotgun sequence genomic region:
- the LOC106296188 gene encoding receptor-like serine/threonine-protein kinase At3g01300, with protein MSLDSVKVMEKSNKSNESEKKKKRKKQKKNNVRNSEGEGEEANGCWVKFRVMVCGLPSTTDVDNSSSPTLSTTTLGSKSVATVKSNEQPAGPVSSSTTATSNAESSLSTPMISEELKIYSHLKQFSFLDLKLATRNFRPESLLGEGGFGCVFKGWVEENGTAPVKPGTGLTVAVKTLNLDGLQGHKEWLAEINYLGNLLHPNLVKLVGYCIEDDQRLLVYEFMPRGSLENHLFRRSLPLPWSIRMRIALGAAKGLSFLHEEALKPVIYRDFKTSNILLDSDYNAKLSDFGLAKDAPDEGKTHVSTRVMGTYGYAAPEYVMTGHLTSMSDVYSFGVVLLEMLTGRRSMDKNRPSGEQNLVEWARPHLLDRRRFYRLLDPRLEGHFSIKGAQKVTQLAAQCLSRDSKIRPKMSEVVEVLKPLPLLKDMASSSYYFQTMQAERLKAGSGSGRGLGLRNGQPVLRTLSSPHGQAGSSPYRHQIPSPKPKGATT; from the exons ATGAGTTTAGATTCCGTCAAAGTAATGGAGAAATCGAACAAATCCAACGAGAGCGAGAAGAAGAAGAAGAGGAAGAAGCAGAAGAAGAACAATGTCAGGAACAGCGAAGGCGAAGGCGAAGAAGCAAATGGGTGCTGGGTCAAATTTAGGGTTATGGTTTGTGGCCTACCTTCAACAACAGACGTTGATAATAGCTCATCTCCCACTCTCTCTACAACCACTC TGGGGAGTAAGTCGGTAGCAACTGTGAAATCAAATGAGCAACCAGCTGGCCCTGTTTCTTCTTCTACAACCGCAACTAGCAATGCTGAAAGCTCTTTGTCCACTCCTATGATCAGTGAAGAGCTTAAGATCTATTCCCACCTCAAGCAGTTTTCTTTCCTTGATCTCAAGTTAGCTACTAGAAATTTCAGACCCGAGAGTCTCCTCGGGGAAGGCGGGTTTGGTTGTGTCTTCAAAGGATGGGTCGAGGAGAACGGCACTGCTCCTGTTAAGCCTGGCACTGGCCTTACTGTGGCAGTTAAAACCTTAAATCTTGATGGTCTTCAGGGTCATAAAGAGTGGCTT GCTGAGATTAACTATTTGGGTAATCTTCTGCATCCGAATCTTGTTAAACTGGTGGGTTATTGTATCGAAGATGACCAAAGGCTGCTGGTTTATGAGTTTATGCCTCGAGGAAGTTTGGAGAATCACCTCTTCAGAA GGTCGTTGCCTCTTCCATGGTCGATTCGGATGAGGATTGCATTAGGTGCTGCCAAGGGTCTCAGTTTCCTCCACGAAGAAGCTCTTAAGCCTGTCATATATCGAGATTTCAAAACCTCCAACATTTTACTAGATTCA GACTACAATGCGAAACTATCAGATTTTGGGCTTGCTAAAGATGCTCCTGATGAAGGCAAAACGCATGTCTCTACTCGAGTCATGGGCACTTATGGTTACGCTGCTCCTGAGTATGTTATGACTG GTCACTTGACATCGATGAGCGATGTGTATAGTTTCGGTGTGGTTCTACTCGAAATGCTGACTGGTAGAAGATCCATGGACAAAAACCGACCAAGCGGTGAGCAAAACCTCGTTGAATGGGCTAGACCGCATCTCCTCGACAGAAGAAGATTCTACCGGCTACTTGATCCGAGGCTGGAGGGCCATTTCTCCATCAAAGGAGCTCAGAAAGTGACTCAGCTTGCGGCCCAATGCCTTAGCCGTGACTCCAAGATCAGACCCAAAATGAGTGAAGTGGTTGAAGTCCTTAAGCCACTCCCGCTTCTCAAAGACATGGCTAGCTCTTCCTACTACTTCCAGACAATGCAAGCCGAGCGGTTGAAAGCTGGGTCTGGGTCTGGTCGTGGGTTGGGGTTGAGAAACGGACAACCTGTGCTTAGGACACTGTCTAGTCCTCATGGCCAAGCTGGTTCTTCACCTTATCGTCATCAGATTCCGTCTCCTAAGCCCAAAGGTGCAACTACTTAG
- the LOC106294285 gene encoding uncharacterized protein LOC106294285, producing the protein MMKLKQTNVMFMVLALVSALVFLQSQAGNYCSLENINSIPGCFDALKLATGKDISKLTRACCRAVFSVSSDTCYLLLFPGKAYPIKIFRDICLNVNYVSAASPF; encoded by the coding sequence ATGATGAAACTAAAGCAAACCAACGTAATGTTTATGGTGTTAGCCCTAGTCTCGGCATTGGTTTTCCTACAATCACAAGCTGGTAATTATTGTTCGCTGGAAAATATAAATAGCATACCAGGATGTTTCGATGCGTTGAAATTAGCAACAGGCAAAGATATCAGTAAGCTAACAAGAGCTTGTTGCAGAGCAGTCTTTTCAGTAAGCTCTGATACTTGCTACTTGCTTCTCTTTCCTGGCAAAGCTTACCCTATTAAGATATTCAGAGACATTTGTCTTAATGTTAATTATGTTTCTGCTGCTTCACCTTTCTAA
- the LOC106296015 gene encoding E2F transcription factor-like E2FF — MEKMPWIVSSQDVDALALQSYSRKEKSLGVLVSNFVRIYNRDDVDLFGIDEAAAKLGVERRRIYDVVNILESIEVVSRKGKNLYSWNGFLHIPRSLHQLKEEGLREGFGTSSICSNSDKVSHDDESEESFSLTPDDQDNSSLSKLDHKKESSLWLLSQNFVKMFLCSHDDLITLDSAAKALLSDSQDPMHMRTKVRRLYDIANVLSSMELIEKTHIPGTRKPAYKWLGSKSLTEKGSSLFNSPNESKKRVFGTEITNLSTKRNKTDCSSNYVQNGYKKHDEEEKKPAAKSYVFGPFSPTAASKKNNINNAGTSNSGRLQDLEALSSAYKPQYCNQDVTGLLGHYTEAWNKWFAELDRK; from the exons ATGGAGAAAATGCCATGGATAGTGTCGTCTCAAGATGTGGATGCTCTCGCTCTCCAATCGTATAGCCGCAAGGAGAAATCTCTAGGCGTTCTCGTCTCCAA TTTCGTGAGGATATATAATCGAGACGATGTTGATTTGTTTGGCATCGATGAGGCGGCTGCCAAATTAG GAGTTGAACGACGGCGTATATATGATGTGGTTAATATACTGGAGAGCATTGAG GTTGTGTCTAGAAAAGGGAAGAATCTTTACTCTTGGAATGGTTTTCTACACATTCCTCGTTCTCTTCATCAGCTCAAG GAAGAAGGTTTGAGAGAGGGTTTTGGTACCTCTAGTATCTGCAGCAACTCAGACAAG GTTTCACATGACGATGAAAGTGAAGAGTCCTTCAGTTTAACGCCTGATGATCAAGACAACTCCTCCCTCTCTAAATTGG ACCACAAGAAGGAGAGTTCTCTCTGGCTACTCTCCCAGAACTTTGTTAAGATGTTTCTTTGCTCTCAT GATGATCTCATCACACTGGATAGTGCTGCCAAAGCCTTGCTGAGCGACTCTCAAGATCCAATGCATATGAGAA CTAAAGTTAGGCGGCTTTACGACATTGCAAATGTGTTATCCTCCATGGAGTTAATCGAGAAG ACTCATATACCAGGAACTAGGAAACCAGCTTATAAGTGGTTGGGGTCCAAAAGCTTAACCGAAAAAGGATCAAGCTTGTTTAACTCCCCCAATGAATCGAAGAAGCGGGTCTTTGGAACAGAGATCACCAACTTGAGTACAAAGAGAAACAAAACAGATTGTTCATCAAACTACGTACAAAACGGATATAAGAAACATGACGAGGAGGAAAAGAAACCAGCTGCAAAGAGCTATGTGTTTGGCCCATTCTCACCAACAGCTGCATCTAAGAAGAACAACATCAACAATGCTGGAACCAGTAATAGTGGAAGGCTGCAAGATCTCGAGGCCCTTTCTTCTGCATACAAACCTCAGTATTGCAATCAAG ATGTAACTGGTCTTCTTGGGCATTACACGGAGGCATGGAACAAATGGTTTGCAGAGCTTGATCGCAAATAA
- the LOC106296016 gene encoding protein transport protein SEC13 homolog A gives MPPQKIETGHSDIVHDVVMDYYGKRIATASSDGTIKITGVSNSGGSQQLATLTGHRGPVWQVAWAHPKYDSLLASCSYDGQIIIWKEGNQNEWTQSHVFTDHKVSVNSIAWAPHELGLSLACGASDGNISVFSARADGGWDTTRIDQAHPVGVTSVSWAPATEPGALVSSGMHEPVYKLASGGCDSTVKVWKFANGSWKMDCFPALHKHKDWVRDVAWAPNLGLPKSTIASGSEDGSVIIWTVGKEGEQWEGKVLKDFKTPVWRVTWSLTGNLLAVSDGNNNVTVWKEAVDGEWEQVTVVEP, from the coding sequence ATGCCTCCGCAGAAGATCGAGACGGGTCACAGCGACATTGTCCACGATGTCGTCATGGATTACTATGGAAAGCGAATAGCAACTGCCTCATCAGACGGCACCATCAAGATAACCGGAGTGAGCAACAGCGGCGGATCTCAGCAGCTAGCTACCTTAACCGGCCACCGAGGTCCCGTCTGGCAAGTCGCCTGGGCCCACCCGAAGTACGATTCGCTCCTCGCTTCGTGCTCATACGATGGGCAAATCATAATATGGAAAGAAGGAAACCAAAACGAGTGGACGCAGTCTCACGTCTTCACAGACCACAAAGTATCAGTCAACTCCATCGCCTGGGCTCCTCACGAGCTCGGTCTCTCCTTAGCTTGCGGAGCATCCGACGGAAACATTTCTGTTTTCTCGGCCAGAGCCGATGGAGGTTGGGACACGACGAGGATAGACCAAGCTCACCCGGTCGGAGTCACTTCGGTGTCGTGGGCACCAGCGACGGAGCCAGGGGCGCTCGTTAGCTCCGGTATGCACGAACCGGTCTACAAGTTAGCGTCGGGAGGGTGTGATAGTACGGTGAAGGTGTGGAAATTCGCAAACGGGTCGTGGAAGATGGACTGTTTCCCTGCGCTTCACAAGCACAAGGACTGGGTGCGTGACGTGGCGTGGGCACCGAACTTGGGTCTGCCGAAGTCGACGATAGCGAGCGGGTCGGAAGATGGGAGTGTGATCATATGGACGGTGGGGAAAGAAGGAGAGCAGTGGGAAGGGAAGGTATTGAAAGATTTCAAGACGCCGGTGTGGAGGGTGACGTGGTCGTTGACGGGTAACTTGCTGGCGGTGTCGGATGGGAACAATAACGTAACGGTGTGGAAAGAGGCTGTGGATGGAGAGTGGGAGCAAGTGACCGTCGTTGAGCCTTAG
- the LOC106295707 gene encoding uncharacterized protein LOC106295707, translating into MGILSYAVAGGGFAVIGAWESLDSSNLDPNPSTGTDPSSPTAAQITPSPPKSVGSSSVPVALLSSLFIANSIYSFFSSIGSSDRVGSMLQLQILAVAALFLVYAVVTHLVNSKNGGFAALPSSITSLLLLFGFIEEFLMFYLQKKDTSGIENRYYDLMLVPIAVCVFSTVFELKSDATTHRFAKLGRGIGLILQGTWFLQMGISFFTGLITNNCSFHEKSRGNFTIKCKGHGDYHRAKAIATLQFNCHLALMVVLATALFSVVANKKGYLREEDHSKYRPLGAEMENLSNFTLDSDEEDSNVAKETALNGIITSHA; encoded by the coding sequence ATGGGTATATTGAGTTACGCCGTCGCCGGCGGCGGGTTTGCGGTAATCGGCGCGTGGGAGTCACTGGACTCATCGAACCTTGATCCGAATCCATCTACCGGTACTGATCCGTCTTCCCCTACGGCGGCTCAGATCACTCCGTCTCCGCCCAAATCAGTTGGATCGTCTTCCGTCCCCGTAGCTTTGCTTTCGTCTCTGTTCATAGCCAACTCGATTTACTCCTTCTTCAGCTCAATCGGATCCAGCGACCGGGTCGGATCGATGCTCCAGTTACAGATCCTGGCGGTCGCAGCTTTATTCCTAGTGTACGCCGTCGTAACCCATCTGGTCAACTCCAAAAACGGAGGCTTTGCAGCTCTTCCGTCTTCGATCACGAGCCTGTTGCTTCTCTTCGGCTTCATCGAGGAGTTTCTCATGTTCTACCTCCAGAAGAAGGACACATCCGGAATCGAGAATCGCTACTACGATCTCATGCTCGTCCCCATCGCCGTCTGCGTCTTCTCCACGGTCTTCGAGCTCAAATCCGACGCAACCACGCATCGATTCGCGAAGCTAGGGCGCGGGATCGGGTTGATTCTGCAAGGAACGTGGTTTCTGCAAATGGGTATATCGTTTTTCACGGGGTTGATCACTAACAACTGCTCGTTTCACGAGAAGAGCAGAGGCAATTTCACCATCAAGTGCAAAGGACACGGTGATTATCACAGGGCCAAAGCTATCGCTACGCTTCAGTTTAACTGCCATTTGGCTCTCATGGTGGTTTTAGCTACCGCGTTGTTCTCCGTCGTCGCGAACAAGAAAGGTTATCTCCGTGAAGAAGATCATTCAAAGTATCGGCCTCTCGGAGCTGAGATGGAAAATTTAAGTAACTTCACTCTCGATTCTGATGAAGAAGATAGTAACGTAGCTAAGGAAACTGCTCTTAATGGAATCATCACCTCACACGCTTAA
- the LOC106296189 gene encoding uncharacterized protein LOC106296189: MEIFRKAAIVRLHSHNGKYLTADEDQESVHQNRRGTTKNTRWTVEIVPGSNVIRLQSCYGKYLTASNNHFLLGATGKKVLQTLRAKLDSSAEWEPISDNGKHVRFKSRYGQYLRANKGLPPWRNSITHDIPSRTVTQDWVLWSVDVLQVRVINDDAESTHSSSSFSRVASGDSFTVSLPPKSEGRLIYYEIRDDCGNINNDEVGEKSLIFHGSELTELKKKLEEETGIQDLIVCSRNPLHDAKLCPLQLHLPPNNATMHVIIVPPSLDVDKR, encoded by the exons ATGGAGATATTTCGAAAGGCAGCGATTGTGCGGCTCCATAGCCACAACGGAAAGTACCTAACCGCCGACGAAGACCAAGAATCCGTTCATCAAAACCGTCGCGGCACAACTAAAAACACCCGATGGACCGTTGAGATTGTTCCTGGGTCTAATGTCATTCGTCTTCAAAGCTGTTACGGCAAATACCTAACCGCCTCTAATAATCATTTCCTCCTCGGAGCCACCGGTAAAAAG GTACTTCAAACCTTACGGGCAAAGTTGGATTCGTCGGCAGAGTGGGAACCAATATCGGACAATGGCAAACACGTACGGTTCAAGAGTCGTTATGGACAATATCTAAGAGCTAACAAAGGTTTACCGCCTTGGAGAAACTCTATCACACACGATATCCCTAGCCGTACAGTCACACAAGATTGGGTCCTGTGGAGTGTTGATGTTCTCCAAGTTCGAGTTATCAACGATGATGCTGAATCTACCCATAGTTCTTCCTCATTTTCACGGGTCGCG TCAGGTGATTCATTTACTGTGAGCTTACCACCAAAATCCGAAGGAAGACTGATATATTACGAGATCAGAGATGATTGTGGGAACATAAATAACGACGAAGTGGGAGAAAAATCATTGATATTCCATGGAAGCGAGTTGACAGAATTGAAGAAGAAACTAGAGGAAGAAACAGGGATCCAAGATCTTATTGTTTGCTCTAGAAACCCTTTGCATGATGCGAAGCTTTGTCCTCTTCAGTTGCATCTCCCTCCCAATAACGCAACAATGCACGTCATCATCGTTCCTCCTTCACTCG ATGTTGACAAACGATAA
- the LOC106295706 gene encoding protein NRT1/ PTR FAMILY 5.9: protein MDMEQKTRGLGKSCALLIVIAGMERYAFKGVASNLVTYLTDVVKMSNSRAAKTVNTWAGFTSMLPLFSAPLADAYWDRFFTILASSSVYFVGLVGLTWTAFAGSRSATKTISTYFLYSSLCLVSIGLGVLNPSLQAFGADQLDHDLDKEFELLSGDQKDAKATRKTQFFQWWYFGVCAGSLMGVTVMAYIQDTFGWVLGFAIPGIAMFLLILLFLSGCGIYVYGAGTGTGLKTKTTPTPFEKILKFIKGRVVKKKKKQRSTYTLADEEDLDDMELELQERPLCECDDDAEPEDIEKASTTPQKMDDESSKPSFSGTDTIKLVLRLLPIWTMLLMFAVIFQLPATFFTKQGMTMKRNIGPSFKIPPATLQSTITLSIILLMPLYEKILIPVTKRIKNNGQGISVMERMGVGMFLSIIAIVIAALVERKRLDISQKVKTLPDYDPETVPFSIFWLLPQYILLGISDIFTVVGMQEFFYSEVPVRMRTMGFALYTSVFGVGSFVSAGLISVVEAYSTSTGEGQNWFADDMSEARLDKYYWLLALTSTISFVVYIVLCKYFKSSSDQGSEEEKAPK from the exons ATGGATATGGAACAGAAGACAAGAGGACTTGGCAAGTCATGTGCTCTTCTCATAG TGATTGCGGGAATGGAGAGATATGCGTTTAAAGGAGTTGCATCAAACTTAGTGACATATCTAACAGATGTGGTGAAGATGAGTAACTCAAGAGCAGCCAAGACAGTTAATACTTGGGCGGGTTTCACTTCTATGTTGCCTCTCTTCTCTGCTCCTTTGGCTGATGCGTATTGGGATAGATTCTTCACTATCCTTGCTTCTTCTTCTGTCTACTTTGTG GGGCTAGTGGGACTGACATGGACGGCATTTGCTGGGTCACGTTCAGCTACAAAGACAATCTCCACCTATTTTCTCTACTCATCACTATGTCTGGTCTCAATCGGGTTAGGTGTCTTAAACCCTTCTCTTCAAGCCTTTGGTGCGGACCAGCTTGACCACGACCTTGATAAGGAGTTTGAGCTTCTCTCCGGTGATCAAAAAGACGCCAAAGCTACTCGAAAAACTCAGTTTTTTCAATGGTGGTACTTTGGCGTCTGCGCTGGAAGCCTTATGGGTGTCACAGTCATGGCTTATATCCAAGACACTTTTGGTTGGGTCCTCGGTTTTGCAATACCCGGAATAGCCATGTTCCTGTTGATCTTGTTGTTCTTGTCGGGTTGCGGGATCTATGTTTATGGTGCTGGTACTGGTACGGGTTTGAAGACGAAAACAACTCCTACACCTTTTGAGAAGATCCTTAAGTTCATCAAAGGGAGAGTAGTGAAGAAGAAGAAGAAGCAGAGAAGCACATATACACTTGCAGATGAGGAAGATTTGGATGATATGGAGCTAGA GTTACAAGAGAGGCCTCTTTGTGAATGCGATGATGACGCTGAGCCTGAAGACATTGAAAAAGCTTCAACAACCCCACAGAAAATGGATGATGAAAGTTCGAAACCGAGCTTCTCTGGAACTGATACAATCAAGTTAGTGCTTCGTCTTTTGCCCATATGGACGATGCTTCTCATGTTTGCGGTTATCTTCCAGCTACCAGCGACCTTTTTCACCAAACAAGGCATGACCATGAAGCGAAACATCGGTCCCAGCTTCAAAATCCCCCCTGCGACCCTGCAAAGCACCATTACTCTATCCATAATCCTTCTCATGCCGCTGTACGAGAAGATCTTGATCCCTGTCACCAAAAGAATCAAGAACAACGGCCAAGGCATCTCCGTGATGGAGAGAATGGGAGTTGGAATGTTCCTATCTATCATAGCCATTGTTATTGCGGCGCTAGTCGAAAGGAAAAGACTAGACATAAGCCAAAAGGTGAAGACTTTGCCTGACTACGATCCAGAAACCGTCCCGTTCAGCATCTTCTGGCTGTTACCTCAGTACATACTCCTGGGGATCTCGGATATATTCACAGTGGTTGGGATGCAAGAGTTCTTCTACAGCGAGGTTCCGGTTAGAATGAGAACAATGGGGTTTGCTCTCTACACAAGTGTCTTTGGCGTTGGAAGCTTTGTGAGCGCAGGGCTGATCTCAGTCGTGGAGGCTTACTCGACCTCAACAGGTGAAGGGCAAAACTGGTTTGCAGATGATATGTCGGAAGCTAGGCTAGACAAATACTACTGGCTGCTTGCTCTTACAAGTACTATTAGCTTTGTGGTCTACATAGTTCTATGCAAGTATTTCAAGAGTAGTAGTGATCAAGGCAGTGAAGAAGAAAAAGCCCCTAAATAA